A stretch of Candidatus Nitrosotenuis cloacae DNA encodes these proteins:
- a CDS encoding antitoxin VapB family protein encodes MAVNAKTLRHITVTEENYNRLKSLGTAGDSFNDVITNLLKAKK; translated from the coding sequence ATGGCGGTAAACGCAAAAACATTACGACACATCACTGTTACTGAAGAAAACTATAATCGATTAAAATCACTTGGCACAGCTGGAGATTCTTTCAACGATGTTATTACAAATTTACTCAAGGCGAAGAAATGA
- a CDS encoding integrase encodes MKIENEDLEVLSQNPLELFYHGIKSKETKNKYTRTLRKILNDILENVLQGSFEDRAAQLVNKTKKDSDWGMSVMLALSKKLKQRSELPKNDPNYLNPTTIPNYFKPIRKLFEMNNVPLVWRRVIATFPELDNNEKGRAYTSEEISSMLKFGNGAIDRAIMLVAASSGIRVGGFNLSWGDIRPVYKIGDKLTFEITESEQAAATIACAIITIYKNTPDEYPGFITPEAYESIQDYKKEWIQQIGKEPKPEEPLFKKDGAFVRILPPNAIRARIDDVLKRAGMRTPLVKGKRRHEVPAMNGFRRFFNKANKETLSKDSPLAALIKKEFMMNHTGLIKLDRNYYQAHIFELIEEYLNAVPNLTISTEEKAKAENLVLRNKNTELEAKNRMIMQLQIDQEAIKEELAKVKKRQEISERCEIKSKPTTKL; translated from the coding sequence ATGAAAATAGAGAATGAGGATCTGGAAGTTTTGAGCCAGAATCCTCTAGAATTATTCTATCATGGCATAAAATCAAAGGAAACTAAGAACAAGTACACCAGGACCTTACGTAAAATTCTCAATGATATCCTAGAAAATGTCCTGCAGGGAAGCTTTGAGGACAGAGCTGCACAGCTTGTCAATAAAACCAAGAAAGACTCTGATTGGGGAATGTCTGTTATGCTTGCATTATCAAAGAAACTAAAACAAAGATCCGAGCTTCCAAAGAATGACCCAAACTACCTTAACCCTACCACAATTCCAAACTATTTCAAACCGATTAGGAAGCTATTCGAGATGAATAATGTTCCACTGGTCTGGCGTAGAGTAATAGCTACCTTCCCAGAACTCGATAATAATGAAAAGGGTCGAGCATATACTAGCGAGGAAATCTCATCCATGCTCAAGTTCGGCAATGGGGCCATAGATAGGGCAATCATGCTTGTTGCAGCAAGCTCTGGAATTCGTGTAGGTGGATTTAATCTCTCTTGGGGCGATATACGACCTGTCTACAAAATAGGTGACAAGCTAACCTTTGAAATCACCGAATCAGAGCAAGCTGCTGCAACAATTGCATGTGCAATAATAACCATTTACAAGAATACTCCTGATGAATATCCTGGATTCATCACACCTGAAGCTTACGAATCAATTCAAGACTACAAAAAAGAATGGATTCAGCAAATTGGGAAGGAACCAAAACCAGAAGAACCTCTTTTCAAAAAGGATGGCGCATTTGTTCGAATACTTCCACCAAACGCAATCCGAGCTAGAATCGATGATGTTCTAAAACGAGCTGGAATGAGAACACCCTTGGTGAAGGGAAAGAGACGTCATGAGGTTCCTGCAATGAATGGTTTTAGGAGATTCTTTAACAAGGCAAACAAGGAAACCCTTTCCAAGGATTCACCGCTTGCAGCATTAATAAAAAAAGAATTCATGATGAATCACACTGGTCTGATTAAGCTAGACAGAAACTACTACCAAGCACACATCTTTGAACTGATTGAAGAATATCTTAACGCTGTACCTAATCTGACAATCTCAACCGAAGAAAAGGCCAAGGCAGAAAATCTAGTTCTTAGGAATAAAAACACCGAGCTTGAAGCAAAGAACAGAATGATTATGCAACTGCAGATCGATCAGGAAGCAATCAAAGAAGAGCTTGCAAAGGTGAAGAAACGACAGGAAATCTCAGAACGATGTGAGATTAAATCCAAACCGACAACAAAACTCTGA
- a CDS encoding zinc ribbon domain-containing protein, which produces MKVFNGKQAAQDYMSAHTLAFSTPELTLMRYSFWLADMIPDPKDKSSTIPRIMAYVEEKDFAPVEIIDDEHYEPTGAVRNTGMYGSVNIAGTDVKFCSECGAKISNNAKFCTECGANQD; this is translated from the coding sequence ATGAAGGTTTTCAACGGAAAGCAGGCGGCGCAGGACTATATGTCTGCGCACACGTTGGCGTTTTCAACGCCTGAACTCACACTGATGCGCTATTCATTTTGGCTTGCTGATATGATCCCGGATCCAAAGGACAAGTCCAGTACCATTCCAAGAATAATGGCATATGTAGAAGAGAAGGACTTTGCCCCAGTAGAGATAATCGACGACGAACACTATGAGCCAACAGGAGCCGTAAGAAACACAGGGATGTATGGCAGCGTCAACATAGCAGGCACGGATGTAAAGTTTTGCTCAGAGTGTGGTGCAAAGATTTCCAATAATGCTAAATTCTGCACCGAGTGTGGCGCAAACCAGGATTAG
- a CDS encoding AsnC family transcriptional regulator, which translates to MPFKLDEVDVAILESLIKDGRKSFRQISREIKMSTPAVQARYERLVNIGLVKGVQPLIDLGMLEDEAGAKLGNVRSKMLKHQNVKIGKNMLVKMSCDFCEGPVPDKPTTLKFGNFERFFCCTSCRMLYKEKYRGRIESLSGKNQ; encoded by the coding sequence ATGCCGTTCAAGCTTGACGAAGTCGATGTTGCCATCCTAGAGTCACTGATTAAAGACGGACGAAAGTCGTTTAGGCAGATATCACGGGAGATAAAGATGAGCACGCCCGCAGTACAGGCACGATATGAGAGACTGGTCAATATCGGCCTCGTAAAGGGTGTGCAGCCGTTGATTGATTTGGGGATGCTGGAGGACGAAGCAGGGGCAAAGCTTGGCAACGTTCGCTCCAAGATGCTCAAGCACCAGAACGTCAAGATTGGTAAGAATATGCTCGTCAAGATGTCATGTGATTTTTGCGAGGGTCCGGTTCCTGACAAGCCGACCACACTCAAATTTGGAAATTTTGAGAGGTTTTTTTGTTGCACATCGTGTAGGATGCTCTACAAAGAAAAGTATCGGGGAAGAATAGAATCCCTGTCTGGCAAAAACCAGTAA
- a CDS encoding heavy metal translocating P-type ATPase, translated as MNIKRTAIRIGGMHCAGCANSIQSSVDALDGVKKCEVNLASEKAMLEFDPSRVGMAEIEKAVHRAGYRVVYEKIMLSVAGITDSSDADRLEKMLQKLEGIKHASVNYGASQIHIEYNSALVSLSDIRQSVASSGYHIVSEDLAATAEEVEARNLKKLLTIGIIFTVPIVILGYPEYLPFVPLTGTNISAFLIFACAGIVQFVAGNRFYVGAFRIAKMGSANMDTLVVLGTSAAFLFSAFNTFPSPVWHNIYYDAGAVVITFIILGKYLENKTKAKTSSIIKKMLELQPKTARVMRNGVEQEIPIEQIILGDIMIVKPGEKIPVDGAVIFGHSAVNESAVTGESMPVDKDVGDSVIGGTVNYEGALRIRAERVGGDTMISQIVRLVEDAMGRKPPMQKIVDRIAGRFAFLVMAAALVAFAGWYLFTAHADHHLAASLIPAVAILVVACPCALGLATPTAVMVGMSKGAQHGVLFKSGEALEMLGKIDVMVLDKTGTLTEGKPRVTDIISLDARFDETKVLNAAICVEKNSEHPLAKAIMHEAQTRSLQPGEVSEFSAVSGKGAQATHDNGRILVGNVKFMEEGGICIEHGRNVVSGLQQQGKTAVLVAVDTVLVGVIGMLDTPRTESKEAVRRLGKKMKIMMLTGDDERTANTVAKEIGIDKVIAGVLPHQKADAIRKLQEEGYKTAMVGDGINDAAALTQADVGIAIGGGTDIAIEAGKIVLVRNDLRDVVSAFEISRKTVGKIRQNLFYAFAYNVALIPIAGLGLLYPAIAGMAMAASSVSVTASSLALKRWNPK; from the coding sequence ATGAACATCAAAAGGACCGCAATTAGGATAGGGGGAATGCACTGTGCGGGCTGTGCAAACTCTATTCAGTCTTCAGTAGATGCACTAGATGGAGTAAAAAAATGCGAGGTCAACCTCGCGTCAGAAAAGGCGATGCTAGAGTTTGATCCATCGCGCGTTGGAATGGCTGAAATTGAGAAGGCGGTACATCGTGCAGGCTATCGAGTCGTTTACGAAAAGATCATGCTGAGCGTGGCGGGAATCACCGATTCGTCTGATGCGGACAGACTTGAGAAAATGCTGCAGAAACTAGAGGGAATCAAACACGCCTCGGTAAACTATGGGGCAAGCCAGATTCACATAGAATACAACTCCGCACTTGTATCACTGTCAGATATACGGCAGTCTGTTGCAAGCAGCGGCTATCATATAGTCTCAGAGGATCTTGCCGCAACAGCAGAAGAGGTAGAAGCAAGGAATCTGAAAAAACTGCTTACCATAGGAATAATTTTTACTGTTCCAATTGTGATCCTTGGCTATCCTGAGTACCTACCGTTTGTGCCGCTTACAGGAACTAACATTTCCGCATTTTTGATCTTTGCGTGTGCAGGAATAGTGCAATTTGTGGCAGGAAACCGGTTCTACGTCGGCGCGTTCCGAATTGCAAAAATGGGATCTGCAAACATGGACACACTAGTAGTGCTTGGCACCAGCGCTGCGTTTTTGTTTAGCGCATTCAACACGTTTCCTTCGCCCGTGTGGCATAACATCTATTATGATGCCGGCGCAGTCGTAATAACATTCATCATACTTGGCAAGTACCTTGAAAACAAGACAAAGGCAAAGACGTCGTCAATTATCAAAAAAATGCTGGAACTACAGCCGAAGACCGCCCGGGTGATGCGCAACGGTGTCGAACAAGAGATTCCAATCGAGCAGATTATCCTGGGCGACATCATGATTGTAAAGCCGGGTGAAAAGATTCCAGTTGACGGCGCTGTGATCTTTGGACATTCGGCTGTAAATGAATCCGCAGTAACAGGTGAATCGATGCCCGTGGACAAGGATGTGGGGGATTCGGTAATTGGAGGAACGGTAAACTATGAAGGTGCCTTACGGATAAGGGCAGAACGCGTGGGTGGAGACACCATGATCTCTCAGATTGTCAGGCTGGTCGAAGATGCGATGGGAAGAAAGCCGCCCATGCAGAAGATTGTGGACAGGATTGCGGGACGATTTGCGTTTTTGGTGATGGCTGCGGCACTCGTGGCGTTTGCCGGCTGGTACCTATTTACCGCTCACGCCGACCACCACCTTGCAGCGTCCCTGATCCCAGCAGTTGCAATACTTGTAGTTGCATGTCCATGTGCCCTAGGACTTGCAACACCTACTGCCGTAATGGTTGGTATGAGCAAAGGTGCGCAGCATGGCGTACTCTTCAAAAGTGGGGAGGCTCTAGAGATGCTAGGCAAAATAGACGTAATGGTGCTTGACAAAACGGGCACCCTGACTGAGGGCAAGCCCAGAGTGACTGACATCATATCACTCGATGCAAGGTTTGATGAGACAAAGGTTTTGAATGCTGCTATATGTGTGGAAAAAAACTCAGAGCATCCACTTGCAAAGGCAATAATGCATGAGGCGCAAACAAGAAGTTTGCAACCCGGTGAGGTCTCGGAATTTTCCGCAGTTTCCGGAAAGGGAGCGCAGGCAACGCACGACAACGGGAGGATCTTAGTTGGAAATGTCAAGTTTATGGAAGAAGGGGGTATCTGCATTGAGCATGGCCGAAATGTCGTATCCGGCTTGCAGCAACAGGGTAAGACGGCGGTATTGGTCGCAGTTGACACTGTACTGGTAGGAGTGATCGGAATGCTGGACACTCCAAGAACGGAATCAAAAGAGGCGGTAAGGCGTCTTGGGAAAAAAATGAAGATAATGATGCTGACAGGCGATGATGAAAGAACAGCAAACACCGTGGCAAAGGAAATCGGAATTGACAAGGTGATTGCAGGCGTCCTGCCGCACCAAAAGGCAGACGCAATAAGAAAACTGCAAGAGGAGGGATACAAGACTGCCATGGTGGGAGACGGCATAAATGACGCAGCAGCACTTACTCAGGCAGACGTTGGTATTGCAATCGGCGGTGGCACGGATATTGCAATCGAGGCAGGCAAAATAGTTCTTGTACGGAACGATCTGCGTGATGTGGTGTCTGCATTTGAGATTAGCAGGAAGACGGTGGGCAAGATAAGACAGAACCTGTTTTACGCGTTTGCATACAACGTGGCACTAATCCCGATTGCCGGGCTCGGGCTGCTCTATCCTGCTATTGCAGGCATGGCGATGGCGGCAAGTTCCGTCTCTGTGACGGCAAGCTCACTTGCACTAAAAAGGTGGAATCCGAAATAA
- a CDS encoding adenosylhomocysteinase, with translation MSKIKDACLADGGYISYSWAKSHMKILTESAGRLKKSKPLRGLTLGFCMQMTKETSVLLVCAKELGAKVVACGGNPLTTHDDVAAFLDSRGIITYAWSDQSKSEYEWCQDQVLSHKPQILVDDGGDLNTKAHFDNRFKTLKVIGATEETTTGVNRYAAMQHKVQLRYPIIAVNNAKTKMMFDNRYGTGQSTIDGYLRAMNLIFASKTVVVSGYGWLGRGVVQRCSGMGSKVIVTEIDPIKALEAHMDGFDVMPMDRAAKVGDIFITCTGMTSVIRKEHLLQMKDGAVVGNVGHFDVEIDAKFLLSRSTTRKIRPNLDECVMPGGKKIYLVSKGRVANLVASEGHPPEVMAMSFSNQLHCILYLVKHHKKMKPRVYDVPKEIDDHVALDVLHASRIKIDKLTKRQTKYLHSW, from the coding sequence TTGAGCAAGATAAAGGATGCCTGTTTAGCAGACGGGGGATACATCTCATATTCGTGGGCAAAATCACACATGAAGATCCTGACCGAATCCGCCGGGAGACTGAAAAAATCAAAACCGTTGCGCGGACTCACACTCGGATTCTGCATGCAGATGACAAAGGAGACCTCCGTCTTGCTCGTGTGTGCAAAGGAACTGGGAGCAAAGGTAGTGGCGTGCGGGGGAAACCCACTCACGACCCATGATGACGTTGCCGCGTTCTTGGACTCACGTGGGATTATCACGTACGCGTGGTCTGACCAGTCAAAATCCGAGTACGAGTGGTGTCAAGACCAAGTACTGTCACACAAACCCCAGATCCTAGTGGATGACGGCGGGGATCTCAACACCAAGGCACACTTTGATAATCGATTCAAGACGCTCAAGGTAATCGGTGCAACCGAGGAGACCACAACTGGTGTGAACAGATATGCTGCAATGCAGCACAAGGTGCAGCTGCGCTATCCGATAATTGCAGTAAATAACGCAAAAACAAAAATGATGTTTGATAACCGGTATGGGACGGGCCAGAGTACGATCGACGGATATTTGCGCGCGATGAATCTGATTTTTGCCTCAAAAACAGTGGTCGTATCCGGCTATGGCTGGCTAGGCAGGGGTGTTGTACAAAGGTGCTCTGGTATGGGCTCAAAGGTAATAGTAACCGAGATTGATCCAATTAAGGCACTGGAGGCACACATGGATGGATTTGACGTGATGCCGATGGACCGGGCGGCAAAGGTTGGAGACATCTTCATCACGTGTACCGGCATGACGTCTGTGATAAGAAAAGAGCATTTACTGCAGATGAAGGACGGCGCAGTAGTTGGAAACGTGGGGCATTTTGATGTGGAAATTGACGCAAAGTTCCTGCTAAGTAGAAGCACAACGAGAAAGATCAGACCAAACCTTGACGAATGCGTGATGCCTGGAGGAAAAAAGATCTATCTGGTAAGCAAGGGACGGGTTGCAAATCTGGTGGCATCCGAGGGGCATCCGCCGGAAGTAATGGCAATGTCTTTCTCAAACCAGCTTCATTGCATACTATATCTTGTCAAACATCACAAAAAAATGAAACCCCGCGTGTATGACGTACCAAAAGAAATTGACGACCATGTTGCACTCGATGTATTGCATGCTAGCCGCATCAAAATTGACAAGCTTACAAAACGCCAAACCAAATACCTTCATAGCTGGTAA